A genomic stretch from Hemibagrus wyckioides isolate EC202008001 linkage group LG02, SWU_Hwy_1.0, whole genome shotgun sequence includes:
- the aatka gene encoding serine/threonine-protein kinase LMTK1 isoform X2: MRMPSSLFIVIMSSIFLNPSFAFSSHYDTGGAPLSELSWPSSLAVVAVSFSGLFTFIFLMLACLCCKKGDISFKEFENTGEEYQADLSTLASSGSQDGPDVYVLPLTEVSLPVAKQPCRSIQLLKSADLGRHSLLYLKEIGHDWFGKVFLGEVNAGLSTTQVVVKELKASASIQEQTQFLEEALPYRTLQHPAILQCLAQCTDVTPYLLIMEYCPLGDVKGYLRSCRAAGSATPDPFILQQMACEIASGLQYLHKHNYIHSDLALRNCLLTSEMSVKIGDYGLSHSRYKDDYFVTADQIWVPLRWIAPELIDEVHGNLLVVDQTKASNVWSLGVTIWELFELGSQPYRHYTDRQVLTYAVKEQQLKLPKPLLKVPLSERWYEVMQFCWLQPEQRPVVEEVYLLLNYLCAKGTGEAEEDFEKRWNSLRPSLDSGSAQRTPALEVPSSNSSFPLLEHFSMVDSFQSESGDEILTVTETSDGLNFEYKWEQARSEQPYCSSSTSGPLGSSNPHYQDIYYPLSSSTGSCKGESLNLGVSPSQYKSDYPGVVPVLSAHSPSVSSEYYIRIEEPVECNISVEEATLDYSPELEASKCTFSMTEMKSPTEAHANTYWPGAKVSNSIINDSDASPSAALSVEPPQRQDMNHMDSAEQLSQYFSPSDRDRLHCELALSGEQEVTLKRVQISESCLKSGSLHNTGVQETPRGISVSLSSPSLGQCDPYLEANQRTVEKNIANEAYYDMMGSLPKNIPRPHNITVDVESADCLLMSAADPEDDISHFTESETINWTSNHSTNNNTLNFDDRQTRGFIDTYIDVHHTTPSSSAQSLQPGTITTRQNSPSYHSDAFKQHMEVTGINSSAFSYSDSYTECVSYIQLCSEDQKMVESSSPEKLQIIHPAQNTPHLYIRENMTYFPIRDYSNSHPFSLLTEKSVTKDRSTTPAKDIKVQSAGPTIMPAALSECVSECCHTGDSISLVNIDDCSDGDVTEITSEVFADSPSDFAKVGDINLAHIPLQREIQNQDPQEFIELASSSSPCEAFSPDAYHTSILPKSLDSGYDTENNESPEFVMKDLEGKPVLSTSVESEYEMVLQMDLEENDLTPTSNSTLNLTSLGNRNQYRDSAYFSDYDAENEKSPCEGGSIFFDNKLDDFFGKEPVKDGSLKKAGRDGGFPVSQKEDQYNFPSMTENVDNALLSVKQLCVERKNMEFDLSSSPASGPVITLLAPFPPEMGGCLTKESAPDDGLGVESEHSGEEPASECFSSTASEGSSSTQEASTMEDQVNSTSMGFSSADSLGSESTILDVKDCENGEDNTDCQMDGENEENKGVEEQAELVEEALLNVKRDSSLDNILPALPENLDIPAPLGNCEEDSDDSDESDEELRSYNVQEQSEESEEEFTTVPMVVMSERSSTRHLRSLLKMPSLLTQSFCDELERKKKAVSFFDDVTVFLFDQDSPTGELAEYTFPPGMEANGQAAECKDHPSTKEVSDSDNVVQDNPLDKQVGP, encoded by the exons GTGGCGCCCCCCTGAGTGAGCTGTCATGGCCGTCCTCTCTCGCTGTGGTTGCTGTCTCCTTCTCTGGGCTCTTCACGTTCATCTTCCTCATGCTGGCCTGCTTGTGCTGTAAGAAAGGGGACATCAGCTTCAAG GAGTTTGAAAACACTGGTGAAGAGTACCAGGCAGATCTGTCCACTCTCGCCTCCTCTGGCTCTCAAGATGGGCCAGATGTCTATGTCCTGCCCCTCACTGAGGTTTCACTGCCTGTGGCCAAACAACCATGTAGATCAA TTCAGCTGCTGAAGTCAGCGGATCTTGGACGTCACAGCTTGCTTTACCTAAAGGAGATTGGCCATGATTGGTTTGGCAAG GTTTTTCTCGGGGAGGTGAATGCTGGACTCAGCACCACACAGGTGGTAGTGAAGGAGCTGAAAGCCAGTGCCAGCATACAGGAACAGACACAGTTCCTGGAAGAAGCTCTACCTTACCG TACTCTGCAGCATCCTGCCATCCTGCAGTGCCTGGCCCAGTGCACAGATGTCACACCCTATTTGCTGATTATGGAATACTGCCCCCTG GGTGATGTCAAAGGATACCTCCGTAGCTGCCGGGCAGCAGGTTCAGCCACCCCTGACCCCTTCATCCTCCAACAAATGGCGTGTGAAATTGCCTCCGGGCTTCAGTACCTCCACAAACATAATTACATTCACAG TGACCTGGCTCTCAGGAACTGTCTCCTTACTTCAGAGATGTCCGTGAAGATCGGAGACTATGGTCTCTCTCACAGCAGGTACAAG GATGACTACTTTGTGACAGCAGATCAGATTTGGGTACCACTTCGTTGGATCGCCCCAGAGCTCATTGATGAGGTTCATGGCAACTTGTTAGTAGTGGACCAGACAAAGGCCAGTAATGTCTG gTCACTGGGTGTGACAATATGGGAACTATTTGAGCTGGGGAGCCAGCCatacagacactacacagacaggcaggtgttGACATATGCAGTGAAAGAGCAGCAACTGAAGCTGCCAAAGCCTTTGCTGAAAGTCCCCTTGTCTGAACGCTG GTATGAAGTGATGCAGTTCTGTTGGCTGCAACCAGAGCAACGGCCTGTTGTGGAAGAGGTCTACCTGCTGTTGAACTATCTGTGTGCTAAAGGTACTGGTGAAGCGGAGGAGGACTTTGAGAAACGCTGGAACTCCCTCAGACCAAGTCTAGACTCAGGTAGCGCCCAAAGAACACCAGCCCTAGAGGTACCATCTTCTAATTCCTCATTCCCTCTGCTGGAGCACTTCTCCATGGTTGACAGTTTCCAGTCTGAGAGCGGTGATGAAATACTAACAGTCACTGAGACCAGTGATGGGCTCAACTTTGAGTACAAGTGGGAACAGGCCAGATCTGAACAGCCCTACTGCTCATCATCTACAAGTGGCCCTCTAGGAAGTAGCAACCCACATTACCAGGACATATACTATCCCCTCAGCAGTTCCACAGGAAGCTGCAAGGGGGAAAGTCTCAATCTGGGTGTTTCTCCATCTCAATACAAGTCAGATTACCCAGGTGTGGTCCCAGTGTTGAGTGCACACAGTCCGTCTGTTAGCAGTGAGTACTATATTCGCATCGAGGAACCTGTAGAGTGCAATATCAGTGTGGAAGAGGCCACTCTTGACTATAGTCCAGAACTTGAAGCCAGCAAATGCACCTTCTCCATGACTGAAATGAAAAGTCCTACTGAGGCTCATGCAAACACATACTGGCCAGGAGCAAAAGTCTCTAACAGCATTATCAATGACTCAGATGCTAGTCCAAGTGCTGCCCTCAGTGTTGAGCCACCACAAAGACAAGATATGAACCATATGGATTCAGCAGAACAATTAAGTCAATACTTTTCCCCCAGTGACCGAGATAGATTGCACTGTGAACTGGCACTCTCAGGAGAACAGGAAGTTACTTTGAAAAGAGTGCAAATATCTGAGTCTTGTCTTAAATCTGGGAGCTTGCACAATACAGGTGTACAAGAAACTCCACGTGGCATATCAGTTTCACTGAGCAGCCCCAGTCTGGGACAATGCGACCCTTACCTTGAAGCCAACCAGAggactgtggaaaaaaatatagcCAATGAGGCCTATTATGATATGATGGGTAGCCTACCGAAGAATATTCCCAGGCCACACAATATAACAGTTGATGTTGAATCTGCTGATTGTCTTCTTATGTCTGCTGCTGATCCAGAGGATGACATCAGTCATTTTACTGAGAGTGAAACAATTAACTGGACCTCAAACCACTCCACAAATAACAACACTTTAAACTTTGATGACCGGCAAACAAGGGGGTTTATTGACACCTATATTGAtgtacaccacaccacaccttcCTCCAGTGCCCAGAGCTTACAGCCAGGGACAATAACAACCAGGCAAAATTCACCAAGTTATCACTCTGATGCATTTAAACAGCACATGGAGGTTACTGGCATCAACTCAAGTGCATTTTCATACTCAGATTcatatacagagtgtgtgtcatATATACAACTCTGCTCTGAGGATCAGAAGATGGTAGAATCATCATCCCCAGAAAAACTCCAAATTATACATCCAGCCCAGAACACTCCTCATTTGTATATCAGAGAGAATATGACATATTTCCCTATAAGGGATTATTCAAATAGTCaccctttttctcttttaacTGAGAAATCGGTGACTAAGGACAGAAGCACAACTCCTGCAAAAGACATAAAAGTGCAGTCAGCTGGTCCTACAATCATGCCTGCAGctctgtctgagtgtgtctctgagtgcTGTCATACAGGGGACAGCATTAGCCTGGTAAACATTGATGACTgcagtgatggtgatgttaCTGAAATTACCTCTGAGGTGTTTGCAGACTCTCCTTCTGATTTTGCAAAAGTTGGAGACATTAACCTAGCACACAtaccattacagagagagattCAAAACCAAGACCCTCAGGAATTTATAGAGCTTGCCTCAAGTAGCAGCCCCTGTGAAGCCTTCAGTCCAGATGCTTATCACACATCCATTCTGCCCAAATCACTAGACAGCGGCTATGACACAGAGAACAATGAGTCACCCGAGTTTGTCATGAAAGACCTGGAAGGAAAACCAGTTCTCAGTACAAGTGTGGAATCAGAGTATGAAATGGTCCTTCAGATGGACCTCGAAGAAAATGATTTGACCCCAACTAGCAATAGTACTCTTAATCTGACAAGCCTGGGCAATAGGAATCAATACAGAGATTCAGCTTACTTTTCAGATTACGatgcagaaaatgaaaaaagtccCTGTGAAGGAGGCAGCATCTTCTTTGACAACAAATTAGATGATTTCTTCGGAAAAGAACCTGTAAAAGATGGCTCTCTTAAGAAGGCTGGGAGAGATGGGGGCTTCCCAGTGAGTCAGAAGGAAGATCAGTATAATTTTCCAAGTATGACAGAAAATGTAGATAACGCTTTGCTTAGTGTCAAACAGTTGTGTGTTGAGAGGAAGAACATGGAGTTTGATCTAAGTTCATCTCCTGCATCAGGTCCAGTGATTACACTGTTAGCCCCATTTCCTCCAGAGATGGGAGGATGTTTGACCAAAGAATCTGCTCCAGATGATGGCCTCGGTGTGGAATCTGAGCACTCTGGAGAAGAGCCAGCCTCTGAATGCTTCTCCAGCACAGCTTCTGAGGGCTCATCATCAACACAGGAAGCCTCAACCATGGAGGACCAAGTTAACAGTACTAGCATGGGCTTCTCATCTGCAGACTCTCTGGGTTCAGAATCCACTATATTGGATGTCAAAGACTGTGAGAATGGGGAAGATAAtacagattgccagatggatgGAGAAAACGAGGAGAATAAAGGAGTGGAGGAACAAGCAGAGCTGGTCGAAGAAGCACTTTTGAATGTTAAGCGGGATAGTTCTCTGGACAATATTCTGCCTGCCTTACCAGAGAACCTGGACATACCAGCACCCCTGGGGAATTGTGAGGAAGACTCTGATGACAGCGATGAGTCAGATGAAGAGTTGCGTAGCTACAATGTCCAAGAAcagagtgaggagagtgaggaggagttcaccactgttccgaTGGTGGTCATGAGTGAGCGAAGTAGCACTAGGCACCTGCGTAGCCTTCTCAAAATGCCATCCCTCCTCACACAGTCCTTCTGTGATGAGCTTGAACGCAAGAAAAAAGCTGTCTCCTtttttgatgatgtcactgtgtTTCTTTTTGACCAG GACAGCCCTACTGGTGAACTGGCAGAATACACCTTTCCCCCAGGGATGGAGGCAAATGGTCAGGCAGCAGAGTGTAAGGACCATCCATCAACGAAGGAAGTCAGTGACTCAGATAATGTAGTGCAAGATA ACCCTCTTGATAAACAGGTGGGACCTTAG
- the aatka gene encoding serine/threonine-protein kinase LMTK1 isoform X1, which translates to MRMPSSLFIVIMSSIFLNPSFAFSSHYDTGGAPLSELSWPSSLAVVAVSFSGLFTFIFLMLACLCCKKGDISFKEFENTGEEYQADLSTLASSGSQDGPDVYVLPLTEVSLPVAKQPCRSIQLLKSADLGRHSLLYLKEIGHDWFGKVFLGEVNAGLSTTQVVVKELKASASIQEQTQFLEEALPYRTLQHPAILQCLAQCTDVTPYLLIMEYCPLGDVKGYLRSCRAAGSATPDPFILQQMACEIASGLQYLHKHNYIHSDLALRNCLLTSEMSVKIGDYGLSHSRYKDDYFVTADQIWVPLRWIAPELIDEVHGNLLVVDQTKASNVWSLGVTIWELFELGSQPYRHYTDRQVLTYAVKEQQLKLPKPLLKVPLSERWYEVMQFCWLQPEQRPVVEEVYLLLNYLCAKGTGEAEEDFEKRWNSLRPSLDSGSAQRTPALEVPSSNSSFPLLEHFSMVDSFQSESGDEILTVTETSDGLNFEYKWEQARSEQPYCSSSTSGPLGSSNPHYQDIYYPLSSSTGSCKGESLNLGVSPSQYKSDYPGVVPVLSAHSPSVSSEYYIRIEEPVECNISVEEATLDYSPELEASKCTFSMTEMKSPTEAHANTYWPGAKVSNSIINDSDASPSAALSVEPPQRQDMNHMDSAEQLSQYFSPSDRDRLHCELALSGEQEVTLKRVQISESCLKSGSLHNTGVQETPRGISVSLSSPSLGQCDPYLEANQRTVEKNIANEAYYDMMGSLPKNIPRPHNITVDVESADCLLMSAADPEDDISHFTESETINWTSNHSTNNNTLNFDDRQTRGFIDTYIDVHHTTPSSSAQSLQPGTITTRQNSPSYHSDAFKQHMEVTGINSSAFSYSDSYTECVSYIQLCSEDQKMVESSSPEKLQIIHPAQNTPHLYIRENMTYFPIRDYSNSHPFSLLTEKSVTKDRSTTPAKDIKVQSAGPTIMPAALSECVSECCHTGDSISLVNIDDCSDGDVTEITSEVFADSPSDFAKVGDINLAHIPLQREIQNQDPQEFIELASSSSPCEAFSPDAYHTSILPKSLDSGYDTENNESPEFVMKDLEGKPVLSTSVESEYEMVLQMDLEENDLTPTSNSTLNLTSLGNRNQYRDSAYFSDYDAENEKSPCEGGSIFFDNKLDDFFGKEPVKDGSLKKAGRDGGFPVSQKEDQYNFPSMTENVDNALLSVKQLCVERKNMEFDLSSSPASGPVITLLAPFPPEMGGCLTKESAPDDGLGVESEHSGEEPASECFSSTASEGSSSTQEASTMEDQVNSTSMGFSSADSLGSESTILDVKDCENGEDNTDCQMDGENEENKGVEEQAELVEEALLNVKRDSSLDNILPALPENLDIPAPLGNCEEDSDDSDESDEELRSYNVQEQSEESEEEFTTVPMVVMSERSSTRHLRSLLKMPSLLTQSFCDELERKKKAVSFFDDVTVFLFDQDSPTGELAEYTFPPGMEANGQAAECKDHPSTKEVSDSDNVVQDSGTLEWENDFPLKPNASTLEPTSDRICTPPNSPVKLPEEKPAPQCSRFSVSRFSITQVSDSDVKSMGGSCSDGDQA; encoded by the exons GTGGCGCCCCCCTGAGTGAGCTGTCATGGCCGTCCTCTCTCGCTGTGGTTGCTGTCTCCTTCTCTGGGCTCTTCACGTTCATCTTCCTCATGCTGGCCTGCTTGTGCTGTAAGAAAGGGGACATCAGCTTCAAG GAGTTTGAAAACACTGGTGAAGAGTACCAGGCAGATCTGTCCACTCTCGCCTCCTCTGGCTCTCAAGATGGGCCAGATGTCTATGTCCTGCCCCTCACTGAGGTTTCACTGCCTGTGGCCAAACAACCATGTAGATCAA TTCAGCTGCTGAAGTCAGCGGATCTTGGACGTCACAGCTTGCTTTACCTAAAGGAGATTGGCCATGATTGGTTTGGCAAG GTTTTTCTCGGGGAGGTGAATGCTGGACTCAGCACCACACAGGTGGTAGTGAAGGAGCTGAAAGCCAGTGCCAGCATACAGGAACAGACACAGTTCCTGGAAGAAGCTCTACCTTACCG TACTCTGCAGCATCCTGCCATCCTGCAGTGCCTGGCCCAGTGCACAGATGTCACACCCTATTTGCTGATTATGGAATACTGCCCCCTG GGTGATGTCAAAGGATACCTCCGTAGCTGCCGGGCAGCAGGTTCAGCCACCCCTGACCCCTTCATCCTCCAACAAATGGCGTGTGAAATTGCCTCCGGGCTTCAGTACCTCCACAAACATAATTACATTCACAG TGACCTGGCTCTCAGGAACTGTCTCCTTACTTCAGAGATGTCCGTGAAGATCGGAGACTATGGTCTCTCTCACAGCAGGTACAAG GATGACTACTTTGTGACAGCAGATCAGATTTGGGTACCACTTCGTTGGATCGCCCCAGAGCTCATTGATGAGGTTCATGGCAACTTGTTAGTAGTGGACCAGACAAAGGCCAGTAATGTCTG gTCACTGGGTGTGACAATATGGGAACTATTTGAGCTGGGGAGCCAGCCatacagacactacacagacaggcaggtgttGACATATGCAGTGAAAGAGCAGCAACTGAAGCTGCCAAAGCCTTTGCTGAAAGTCCCCTTGTCTGAACGCTG GTATGAAGTGATGCAGTTCTGTTGGCTGCAACCAGAGCAACGGCCTGTTGTGGAAGAGGTCTACCTGCTGTTGAACTATCTGTGTGCTAAAGGTACTGGTGAAGCGGAGGAGGACTTTGAGAAACGCTGGAACTCCCTCAGACCAAGTCTAGACTCAGGTAGCGCCCAAAGAACACCAGCCCTAGAGGTACCATCTTCTAATTCCTCATTCCCTCTGCTGGAGCACTTCTCCATGGTTGACAGTTTCCAGTCTGAGAGCGGTGATGAAATACTAACAGTCACTGAGACCAGTGATGGGCTCAACTTTGAGTACAAGTGGGAACAGGCCAGATCTGAACAGCCCTACTGCTCATCATCTACAAGTGGCCCTCTAGGAAGTAGCAACCCACATTACCAGGACATATACTATCCCCTCAGCAGTTCCACAGGAAGCTGCAAGGGGGAAAGTCTCAATCTGGGTGTTTCTCCATCTCAATACAAGTCAGATTACCCAGGTGTGGTCCCAGTGTTGAGTGCACACAGTCCGTCTGTTAGCAGTGAGTACTATATTCGCATCGAGGAACCTGTAGAGTGCAATATCAGTGTGGAAGAGGCCACTCTTGACTATAGTCCAGAACTTGAAGCCAGCAAATGCACCTTCTCCATGACTGAAATGAAAAGTCCTACTGAGGCTCATGCAAACACATACTGGCCAGGAGCAAAAGTCTCTAACAGCATTATCAATGACTCAGATGCTAGTCCAAGTGCTGCCCTCAGTGTTGAGCCACCACAAAGACAAGATATGAACCATATGGATTCAGCAGAACAATTAAGTCAATACTTTTCCCCCAGTGACCGAGATAGATTGCACTGTGAACTGGCACTCTCAGGAGAACAGGAAGTTACTTTGAAAAGAGTGCAAATATCTGAGTCTTGTCTTAAATCTGGGAGCTTGCACAATACAGGTGTACAAGAAACTCCACGTGGCATATCAGTTTCACTGAGCAGCCCCAGTCTGGGACAATGCGACCCTTACCTTGAAGCCAACCAGAggactgtggaaaaaaatatagcCAATGAGGCCTATTATGATATGATGGGTAGCCTACCGAAGAATATTCCCAGGCCACACAATATAACAGTTGATGTTGAATCTGCTGATTGTCTTCTTATGTCTGCTGCTGATCCAGAGGATGACATCAGTCATTTTACTGAGAGTGAAACAATTAACTGGACCTCAAACCACTCCACAAATAACAACACTTTAAACTTTGATGACCGGCAAACAAGGGGGTTTATTGACACCTATATTGAtgtacaccacaccacaccttcCTCCAGTGCCCAGAGCTTACAGCCAGGGACAATAACAACCAGGCAAAATTCACCAAGTTATCACTCTGATGCATTTAAACAGCACATGGAGGTTACTGGCATCAACTCAAGTGCATTTTCATACTCAGATTcatatacagagtgtgtgtcatATATACAACTCTGCTCTGAGGATCAGAAGATGGTAGAATCATCATCCCCAGAAAAACTCCAAATTATACATCCAGCCCAGAACACTCCTCATTTGTATATCAGAGAGAATATGACATATTTCCCTATAAGGGATTATTCAAATAGTCaccctttttctcttttaacTGAGAAATCGGTGACTAAGGACAGAAGCACAACTCCTGCAAAAGACATAAAAGTGCAGTCAGCTGGTCCTACAATCATGCCTGCAGctctgtctgagtgtgtctctgagtgcTGTCATACAGGGGACAGCATTAGCCTGGTAAACATTGATGACTgcagtgatggtgatgttaCTGAAATTACCTCTGAGGTGTTTGCAGACTCTCCTTCTGATTTTGCAAAAGTTGGAGACATTAACCTAGCACACAtaccattacagagagagattCAAAACCAAGACCCTCAGGAATTTATAGAGCTTGCCTCAAGTAGCAGCCCCTGTGAAGCCTTCAGTCCAGATGCTTATCACACATCCATTCTGCCCAAATCACTAGACAGCGGCTATGACACAGAGAACAATGAGTCACCCGAGTTTGTCATGAAAGACCTGGAAGGAAAACCAGTTCTCAGTACAAGTGTGGAATCAGAGTATGAAATGGTCCTTCAGATGGACCTCGAAGAAAATGATTTGACCCCAACTAGCAATAGTACTCTTAATCTGACAAGCCTGGGCAATAGGAATCAATACAGAGATTCAGCTTACTTTTCAGATTACGatgcagaaaatgaaaaaagtccCTGTGAAGGAGGCAGCATCTTCTTTGACAACAAATTAGATGATTTCTTCGGAAAAGAACCTGTAAAAGATGGCTCTCTTAAGAAGGCTGGGAGAGATGGGGGCTTCCCAGTGAGTCAGAAGGAAGATCAGTATAATTTTCCAAGTATGACAGAAAATGTAGATAACGCTTTGCTTAGTGTCAAACAGTTGTGTGTTGAGAGGAAGAACATGGAGTTTGATCTAAGTTCATCTCCTGCATCAGGTCCAGTGATTACACTGTTAGCCCCATTTCCTCCAGAGATGGGAGGATGTTTGACCAAAGAATCTGCTCCAGATGATGGCCTCGGTGTGGAATCTGAGCACTCTGGAGAAGAGCCAGCCTCTGAATGCTTCTCCAGCACAGCTTCTGAGGGCTCATCATCAACACAGGAAGCCTCAACCATGGAGGACCAAGTTAACAGTACTAGCATGGGCTTCTCATCTGCAGACTCTCTGGGTTCAGAATCCACTATATTGGATGTCAAAGACTGTGAGAATGGGGAAGATAAtacagattgccagatggatgGAGAAAACGAGGAGAATAAAGGAGTGGAGGAACAAGCAGAGCTGGTCGAAGAAGCACTTTTGAATGTTAAGCGGGATAGTTCTCTGGACAATATTCTGCCTGCCTTACCAGAGAACCTGGACATACCAGCACCCCTGGGGAATTGTGAGGAAGACTCTGATGACAGCGATGAGTCAGATGAAGAGTTGCGTAGCTACAATGTCCAAGAAcagagtgaggagagtgaggaggagttcaccactgttccgaTGGTGGTCATGAGTGAGCGAAGTAGCACTAGGCACCTGCGTAGCCTTCTCAAAATGCCATCCCTCCTCACACAGTCCTTCTGTGATGAGCTTGAACGCAAGAAAAAAGCTGTCTCCTtttttgatgatgtcactgtgtTTCTTTTTGACCAG GACAGCCCTACTGGTGAACTGGCAGAATACACCTTTCCCCCAGGGATGGAGGCAAATGGTCAGGCAGCAGAGTGTAAGGACCATCCATCAACGAAGGAAGTCAGTGACTCAGATAATGTAGTGCAAGATA GTGGGACCTTAGAGTGGGAGAACGATTTTCCGTTGAAGCCCAATGCTTCAACGTTAGAACCCACCTCTGACAGAATCTGCACTCCCCCAAACTCTCCAGTCAAACTTCCCGAGGAGAAGCCGGCACCCCAGTGTTCCCGCTTCAGTGTTTCCCGCTTCTCTATTACACAAGTGTCAGACTCAGATGTCAAGTCCATGGGAG GTAGCTGTTCAGATGGAGACCAGGCATGA